A part of Candidatus Moraniibacteriota bacterium genomic DNA contains:
- a CDS encoding NUDIX domain-containing protein has protein sequence MKLFNNKPGIDHVLGLPIAYEVSAGAVVFRRESDSTRRFLLLQYRHRHWDFAKGHVELGETLEEAARRETEEETGLTRLRLVAPFHRRVHFFYTAKGSERKRRLQEGRALWIFKTVHFFLAESMDSTSVRLSDEHLDFAWLPFETAVERATFENAKELLRLAQRILSR, from the coding sequence ATGAAATTATTCAACAATAAACCGGGGATAGATCATGTACTTGGCCTCCCGATTGCCTATGAGGTGTCGGCGGGAGCAGTAGTGTTTCGGCGCGAGTCGGACAGCACACGGCGTTTTCTTCTTTTGCAATATCGTCATCGGCACTGGGACTTTGCCAAGGGACATGTGGAGTTGGGCGAAACATTGGAAGAAGCGGCGCGTCGGGAAACCGAAGAGGAAACTGGTCTGACGCGCTTGCGCTTGGTCGCGCCCTTTCACCGGAGAGTGCATTTCTTCTACACCGCGAAGGGGAGTGAACGCAAACGCCGTCTTCAGGAGGGTCGCGCACTGTGGATATTCAAAACCGTACATTTTTTCTTGGCGGAGAGTATGGACTCGACATCGGTCCGACTGTCCGATGAGCATCTTGATTTTGCATGGCTTCCTTTTGAAACAGCAGTTGAACGTGCAACATTCGAAAATGCCAAAGAGCTCCTCCGTCTGGCACAACGTATTCTGTCAAGATAG
- the secD gene encoding protein translocase subunit SecD yields the protein MNRRRSLRLRLFGVILLTVFAGVIAYPRAVSRVPWLGSAVSGLRINLGLDLQGGIHLEYAVDTSQIPEEKRADALQAALAVIERRVNAFGVGEPLVQLSRAGSEDRIIVELPGVKDVDEAKKMLKETPYLEFQEDNTEEVQKQLDVLNDASKKQADVVLERVKKGEDFAELAKTESKDPGSADKGGDLDFVAKGQFVKEFDDVLFNPDFKVGTVWPDLVESPFGWHIIKKTDEKGEGDDYRVRASHILFPKQTLERLPETARFKSTGLSGKNLKNAFVDYGGGQGLGLPQVSLQFDAEGAKLFAELTKRDIGKQIAILLDGQIISAPTVQAEIPNGQAVITGNYTLAEAKALVSRLNEGALPAPITLIGQQTVSASLGELSLRQSLFAGMIGIGAVMLFVILYYRFFGLVAAFTLSLYAGLLFAVFKLSSLTPFPITLSLAGIAGFVLSIGMAVDANILIFERTWEEMKQGKHLSKAIEEGFRRAWPSIRDGNYSTLLTCLILIWLGTGFVKGFALILLLGVLFSMFTAIVLTRTLLDVLVGSWAEKYPFLIAPKRKRPDISSPSL from the coding sequence ATGAATAGACGACGTTCACTTCGACTCCGGTTGTTCGGAGTTATTCTTCTGACGGTTTTTGCGGGAGTCATTGCCTATCCGCGTGCTGTGTCGCGCGTGCCGTGGCTTGGGTCGGCAGTCTCGGGATTGCGTATCAATCTCGGGCTTGATTTGCAGGGTGGTATTCACCTCGAATACGCAGTAGACACTTCGCAGATTCCCGAAGAGAAGCGCGCCGATGCGCTTCAGGCGGCGCTCGCCGTGATAGAGCGACGAGTGAATGCTTTTGGTGTAGGGGAGCCTTTGGTACAACTTTCGCGTGCGGGGAGCGAAGACCGTATTATCGTGGAGTTGCCGGGCGTCAAGGATGTGGACGAGGCAAAGAAAATGCTCAAAGAAACGCCGTATCTCGAATTCCAAGAGGACAACACCGAGGAAGTTCAGAAACAGCTTGATGTTTTGAACGATGCTTCGAAGAAGCAGGCGGACGTGGTGCTTGAGCGCGTCAAGAAAGGGGAGGATTTTGCGGAATTGGCAAAGACAGAGAGTAAAGATCCTGGTTCTGCTGACAAGGGCGGAGATTTGGACTTTGTGGCGAAGGGGCAATTTGTGAAGGAATTCGATGATGTACTCTTCAACCCTGATTTCAAAGTTGGCACCGTATGGCCGGATTTGGTAGAGTCGCCTTTTGGCTGGCACATTATCAAGAAGACCGATGAAAAAGGCGAGGGTGATGACTATAGAGTTCGCGCTTCGCATATTCTCTTCCCAAAACAAACTCTTGAGAGACTTCCTGAGACGGCGAGATTCAAATCAACGGGGCTTTCTGGGAAAAATCTCAAGAACGCATTTGTGGACTATGGTGGGGGGCAGGGGCTCGGTCTTCCTCAGGTCTCGCTTCAGTTTGATGCCGAGGGAGCAAAGCTCTTTGCTGAGCTGACAAAACGCGATATTGGCAAGCAAATCGCGATTCTCTTGGACGGGCAGATTATCAGTGCACCGACAGTGCAGGCGGAGATTCCGAATGGACAGGCGGTTATCACTGGAAACTACACGCTTGCGGAAGCAAAGGCACTTGTCTCGCGACTCAATGAGGGGGCGCTTCCGGCACCGATTACGCTCATCGGACAGCAAACCGTGTCGGCATCTTTGGGTGAACTTTCACTTCGACAGAGTCTTTTTGCCGGCATGATTGGCATTGGCGCTGTGATGTTGTTTGTCATTCTCTATTACCGATTCTTCGGCTTGGTTGCTGCGTTTACGCTTTCGCTCTATGCAGGACTTCTCTTTGCGGTATTCAAACTCTCGAGTCTCACGCCATTTCCTATCACACTTTCGCTTGCGGGTATCGCCGGTTTTGTATTGTCAATCGGTATGGCGGTCGATGCGAATATCCTCATCTTTGAACGGACATGGGAAGAAATGAAGCAGGGCAAACATCTCTCAAAAGCGATTGAGGAGGGATTTCGACGAGCATGGCCATCGATACGTGATGGTAATTATTCGACATTGCTGACGTGTCTTATCCTTATATGGCTTGGGACGGGTTTTGTGAAGGGATTTGCTCTTATTCTTTTGCTTGGCGTTTTGTTTTCGATGTTTACGGCAATTGTGCTTACACGGACACTGCTTGATGTCTTGGTTGGCTCGTGGGCAGAGAAATACCCCTTCCTCATTGCGCCAAAGCGAAAGCGCCCCGATATTTCCTCACCCTCTTTATGA
- a CDS encoding tyrosine--tRNA ligase has product MDKEKQIDNLLTRGVSEVIDREHLRLRLLSGENLRVKFGIDPTSQNIHLGRSVPLLKLRDFQDLGHTIVFIVGDFTGQIGDTSDKESERPMLSESDVHANMATYAEQAGKILDMTHVEIHANSTWLSHLGFGEIGKEADVFSVAEFIARENIRKRLDTGKRVSLREMLYPLMQGHDSLAVSADVEIGGTDQRFNLLAGRRLQERAGKSPQDILTTNLILGIDGRKMSSSWGNTINLTDAPNDMFGKVMSVPDELIESYFVHCTRMPMEEVGNIMEVGNPRDAKIRLGFEIVKIYHGEEAAREAQEYFVSTFSRREVPSDIREVTLSQEMSLLDFLAQEGFATSRGDARRKIEQGGVEVDGTKVLDRDFVLTNNGKSSIVKCGKKDFARVVF; this is encoded by the coding sequence ATGGACAAAGAAAAACAAATAGATAATCTTCTCACACGTGGGGTTTCGGAGGTGATTGATCGGGAACATTTACGACTACGACTTCTTTCGGGAGAGAATCTTCGTGTGAAATTTGGTATTGACCCGACGAGTCAGAATATTCATCTCGGACGATCCGTGCCGCTTCTCAAACTTCGTGATTTTCAGGATCTCGGGCACACAATCGTTTTTATCGTGGGTGATTTTACGGGGCAAATTGGTGATACGAGTGATAAGGAATCCGAGCGCCCAATGCTTTCTGAATCGGATGTGCATGCCAACATGGCGACCTATGCGGAGCAGGCGGGGAAAATCCTTGACATGACTCACGTAGAGATTCATGCCAATTCTACCTGGCTTTCACATTTGGGATTTGGTGAGATTGGGAAAGAAGCAGATGTCTTCTCGGTAGCGGAATTCATCGCTCGTGAAAATATCCGGAAGCGTCTTGATACTGGCAAGCGCGTGTCGCTTCGGGAAATGCTCTATCCTTTGATGCAGGGACATGATAGTCTCGCTGTTTCCGCGGATGTAGAAATTGGCGGGACGGATCAGCGGTTTAATTTGCTTGCCGGACGGCGCCTCCAAGAGCGGGCAGGGAAGTCTCCACAGGATATACTCACAACCAATCTTATTCTCGGTATCGATGGGCGCAAGATGAGCTCGAGTTGGGGGAATACAATCAATCTTACGGATGCGCCGAATGATATGTTTGGAAAGGTTATGAGCGTGCCTGATGAATTGATTGAAAGCTATTTTGTTCATTGTACGCGCATGCCGATGGAAGAAGTTGGAAATATCATGGAGGTAGGGAATCCTCGCGATGCGAAAATCCGGCTTGGCTTTGAAATTGTGAAAATATATCACGGTGAAGAAGCGGCGCGCGAGGCACAGGAGTATTTTGTCTCGACATTTTCGCGGCGTGAGGTTCCGAGTGATATTCGAGAGGTGACGCTTTCTCAGGAGATGAGTTTGCTCGATTTTCTTGCGCAGGAAGGATTTGCTACGAGTCGGGGTGATGCGCGGCGGAAGATTGAGCAGGGTGGTGTCGAGGTAGATGGCACCAAGGTGCTCGATAGAGACTTCGTATTGACAAATAACGGAAAATCATCGATAGTGAAGTGTGGCAAAAAAGATTTTGCCCGGGTAGTGTTTTGA
- the secF gene encoding protein translocase subunit SecF, giving the protein MKRLIQQRKYFYAFSMALMIASIAMLSVWGLKLGIDFRGGTLLEVSWSEGKVPDRGVIETHLKEVPRVESLVVQPSGDRTMFIRYASSDETVNEAVLAELKKTDESVELVRSEFIGASVSESIKKNAITALFLAVIGIILYIAWAFRGVSRPVSSWHYGFQATVALAHDIIITLGAFSLFGHFYGMEVGAPFIAALLTILGYSVNDTIVVYDRIRENLIRSGGTEDFEEVVNHSLNQTIARSFNTSFTVIIVLIAISVLGGESIRSFSLALLVGVTAGTYSSIYIATALLVSGNIFRKNRLLRKAETSLTNSGKKKEKKEKHEGKKESRHAASQAISLGNEAESGALGSAPVALNTVPAQIASVPKRHQKKRKKGMKRK; this is encoded by the coding sequence ATGAAGCGACTCATCCAACAACGAAAATATTTCTACGCCTTTTCAATGGCGCTCATGATTGCGAGCATTGCCATGCTTTCTGTCTGGGGACTCAAGCTCGGTATTGATTTCCGAGGAGGGACACTGCTCGAGGTCTCGTGGAGTGAAGGGAAAGTCCCAGATCGCGGTGTTATCGAAACGCACTTGAAAGAAGTTCCTCGTGTTGAGAGTTTGGTTGTCCAGCCGTCTGGGGATCGCACGATGTTTATCCGCTATGCTTCGTCGGACGAGACGGTAAATGAAGCCGTTCTTGCTGAGTTGAAGAAAACCGATGAATCGGTCGAGCTTGTTCGCTCCGAATTCATTGGCGCATCGGTTTCGGAGAGTATCAAAAAGAACGCCATAACAGCACTCTTCTTGGCGGTGATTGGCATTATTCTCTATATCGCATGGGCGTTTCGCGGTGTGTCGCGCCCGGTGTCATCATGGCACTATGGCTTTCAGGCGACCGTAGCACTTGCTCATGACATTATCATTACTCTCGGAGCATTTTCTTTGTTCGGTCATTTTTATGGAATGGAAGTGGGTGCGCCGTTTATCGCGGCACTCCTCACTATTCTTGGATATTCGGTTAATGATACTATCGTCGTGTATGATCGTATCCGAGAAAATCTCATCCGCTCCGGCGGTACAGAAGATTTTGAAGAGGTGGTGAATCATTCACTTAATCAAACTATTGCACGATCTTTCAATACATCATTTACGGTTATTATTGTACTCATTGCTATTAGTGTTCTTGGGGGCGAATCTATCCGGTCATTTTCACTGGCACTCCTTGTCGGTGTGACAGCAGGAACATATTCTTCTATTTATATTGCAACAGCACTTCTCGTATCAGGGAATATCTTTCGAAAAAATCGCCTTCTTCGAAAAGCAGAAACCTCTTTGACAAATAGCGGAAAGAAGAAAGAAAAAAAGGAAAAGCATGAAGGAAAGAAAGAGTCGCGTCATGCCGCGTCGCAAGCGATTTCTCTGGGCAATGAAGCTGAAAGTGGTGCTCTGGGATCAGCTCCAGTTGCTCTCAATACAGTTCCTGCTCAAATAGCTTCTGTTCCGAAGCGCCATCAGAAAAAGAGAAAGAAGGGTATGAAGAGAAAATAG
- a CDS encoding pyridoxal phosphate-dependent aminotransferase encodes MFERTKDLRLSVIKQMELRASKFPDAISLAQGVPSFDTPSCIKRRVERALRDGVVARYSLSPGLPELRELIEVCLARENMFYDWQKEIVVTAGSIEGITATILAITNPGDEVIIPEPTYTSYREVIVLAGCVPVFVPLHEENGWAFELEKYEQAITPKTKAIFYCNPNNPTGTTYTKEQLLGLARLAEKHNLFLISDEVYKDLVFDEAEKLFSLAEIPALRKRVIRLFSFSKTYAMTGWRVGYLHSDQSIVAEILKVHDSLVTCAPVVSQYAAMGALETAEDDVARFNECYRSRRDLLCSRLDALSEFFQYQKPTSAYYVFPKVLRADLFEESGEFPESLSWRTALGLLASVQVVTVPGVAFGRNGEGHIRLSFGKTEEEINRAFDRIETICRPRSF; translated from the coding sequence GTGTTTGAACGAACCAAAGATCTTCGACTTTCGGTGATCAAGCAAATGGAACTTCGGGCGTCGAAATTTCCGGATGCGATTTCGCTTGCGCAGGGAGTGCCGAGTTTTGACACGCCTTCGTGTATCAAGCGGCGAGTGGAGCGAGCGCTTCGTGATGGCGTGGTCGCGCGCTATTCGCTCTCGCCAGGATTACCGGAGCTTCGTGAGCTTATCGAGGTGTGTCTGGCGCGCGAGAATATGTTCTATGATTGGCAGAAAGAAATCGTCGTGACAGCCGGGTCTATTGAGGGTATTACGGCGACGATTCTTGCCATCACAAATCCGGGAGACGAAGTGATTATTCCTGAACCGACCTATACTTCGTATCGCGAAGTCATCGTACTTGCTGGATGCGTCCCGGTATTTGTTCCGCTTCATGAGGAGAATGGTTGGGCGTTTGAATTGGAGAAATATGAGCAGGCGATTACGCCAAAGACCAAAGCAATTTTCTATTGTAATCCCAATAATCCGACGGGTACGACCTATACCAAAGAGCAGCTTTTGGGATTGGCACGTCTCGCCGAAAAGCACAATCTCTTTCTCATTTCCGACGAAGTGTACAAAGATTTGGTTTTTGATGAGGCTGAAAAGTTGTTTAGTCTTGCCGAGATTCCCGCGCTTCGCAAGCGAGTGATTCGATTGTTTAGCTTTTCCAAGACCTATGCCATGACGGGGTGGCGGGTTGGTTATTTGCATAGCGACCAATCAATCGTTGCGGAAATTCTCAAAGTGCATGACTCGCTCGTCACGTGCGCACCGGTTGTGTCACAATATGCAGCAATGGGTGCACTTGAGACAGCAGAGGATGACGTGGCTCGGTTCAATGAATGCTATCGGTCACGACGAGATCTTCTCTGTTCTCGATTGGATGCGCTCTCGGAATTCTTCCAGTACCAAAAGCCAACGAGCGCCTACTACGTGTTCCCAAAAGTATTGCGTGCAGATCTTTTTGAAGAGAGTGGTGAATTCCCAGAGAGTCTCTCGTGGCGCACGGCGCTTGGACTTCTTGCGTCGGTGCAGGTCGTCACAGTGCCAGGTGTTGCCTTTGGTCGCAATGGCGAAGGGCATATCCGGTTAAGTTTTGGTAAGACAGAAGAAGAAATCAATCGTGCTTTCGATCGCATCGAGACCATATGTCGACCGCGCTCTTTTTAG
- a CDS encoding ABC transporter permease: protein MHELLLSLSFAVKSLTANAGRTLLTLSGVIIGTIAIMTVASAGDAVEGFVLDQVKSFGDNSIQVEVKVPSAGRNSSGNAAGIAQGIQVTTLTLDDADAIARLPNVLGYYAGIIGQALASRQETNKQVFLLGATAGAPQIDKNIVLTEGSFYSTADDRGIAQTVVLGAGVKKTFFGESSAVGQSITIKGQRYRVAGVIKERGSTGFVNFDDFAYIPIRTMQKKILGVDYVSFITVATQDGSRVDETAREINDLLRDRHDIRKAGQEDYAVTTIKEAQTLVQSVFGAVRILLVALASISLVVGGVGIMNVMFVSVAERTPEIGLRKAVGARPRDILRQFLVEAVLVAIAGGVIGIVLSFVIIFFAFSAIAALGFPLAFVFSLRNLLFAIAFAFLSGIVFGTYPAWKASKIDPIRAIRGE, encoded by the coding sequence ATGCATGAGCTTCTTCTTTCGCTTTCTTTTGCGGTCAAGAGTCTTACGGCGAATGCCGGAAGGACGCTTCTCACACTCTCTGGTGTTATTATCGGTACTATCGCCATCATGACGGTGGCGTCGGCGGGGGATGCAGTTGAAGGATTTGTCCTTGATCAGGTGAAAAGCTTTGGGGACAATAGTATTCAGGTTGAGGTAAAAGTTCCCTCGGCGGGGCGAAATTCATCGGGGAATGCGGCGGGTATTGCACAGGGTATACAAGTGACGACACTTACGCTCGATGATGCGGATGCCATTGCTCGTTTGCCGAATGTGTTGGGGTACTATGCAGGCATTATTGGACAGGCGCTCGCGAGTCGACAGGAAACAAATAAGCAAGTTTTTCTCCTTGGGGCGACGGCAGGTGCACCACAGATAGACAAAAACATCGTATTGACTGAAGGAAGTTTCTATTCAACAGCCGATGATCGGGGTATTGCGCAGACAGTTGTACTTGGTGCGGGAGTGAAGAAAACTTTTTTCGGAGAGAGTTCGGCGGTGGGGCAGTCGATTACAATTAAGGGTCAGCGATACCGCGTTGCAGGAGTGATCAAGGAGCGGGGTTCGACGGGGTTTGTCAATTTCGACGATTTCGCGTATATTCCGATTCGTACCATGCAGAAGAAAATTCTCGGCGTTGACTACGTGAGCTTCATTACGGTGGCGACGCAGGATGGGTCGCGTGTCGATGAGACGGCTCGAGAAATAAATGATCTCTTGCGGGATCGGCACGATATTCGGAAGGCAGGGCAAGAAGACTATGCAGTGACGACGATCAAGGAAGCACAGACACTTGTGCAGTCGGTGTTTGGAGCGGTACGGATTCTCTTGGTGGCACTTGCTTCGATATCGCTCGTCGTTGGCGGGGTGGGTATTATGAATGTGATGTTTGTTTCGGTTGCGGAGCGGACGCCGGAGATTGGATTGCGCAAGGCGGTTGGGGCACGACCGCGGGATATTTTGCGGCAGTTTTTGGTCGAGGCAGTCTTGGTAGCGATTGCGGGTGGTGTGATTGGCATCGTGCTGTCGTTTGTGATTATCTTCTTTGCTTTCTCAGCAATTGCGGCACTTGGCTTTCCGCTTGCATTCGTATTCTCGCTTCGGAATCTCCTTTTTGCCATTGCGTTTGCCTTTCTTTCGGGTATTGTCTTTGGAACCTATCCGGCATGGAAGGCGTCGAAGATAGATCCGATACGAGCGATACGCGGGGAATAG